A portion of the Deinococcus hopiensis KR-140 genome contains these proteins:
- a CDS encoding NAD(P)-binding domain-containing protein, translated as MDSGYGRLMAASGTFRHPFIPDLPGQEQFQGRALHSLEYQRPEAFVGQRVVVVGAANSAVQIAVELSGTARVSLAARTLVKFTPQRPFGRDVHDWITWARVDQLKLGHLSRLPSPRNVLDPGVYRAAFLQGQVDQRPLFERFTRQGVVWPGGQQEAVDAVVFATGYRPNLRFLFGTGALGTRGEPVQRLGVSLTVPGLYYVGLSGQRAVASATLRGAGPDAEVVTQHLARAFSQRG; from the coding sequence ATGGATTCCGGGTATGGGCGGCTGATGGCCGCGTCTGGGACCTTCCGACACCCATTCATCCCCGATCTCCCTGGCCAGGAGCAGTTCCAGGGAAGGGCGCTGCATTCCCTCGAATACCAGCGGCCTGAAGCCTTTGTTGGACAGCGGGTCGTTGTGGTCGGTGCGGCGAACTCTGCGGTGCAGATCGCGGTGGAACTGTCTGGGACGGCACGAGTGAGCCTGGCGGCACGAACGCTGGTGAAGTTCACGCCTCAGCGTCCCTTCGGGCGTGATGTCCATGACTGGATCACCTGGGCGAGGGTGGATCAGTTGAAGCTCGGGCATCTCTCGCGGCTCCCTTCTCCCCGCAACGTGCTTGATCCTGGGGTGTACCGGGCAGCATTTCTGCAGGGCCAGGTGGATCAGCGGCCTCTGTTTGAGCGGTTTACCCGTCAGGGCGTGGTATGGCCCGGAGGGCAGCAGGAGGCGGTGGACGCGGTGGTCTTTGCCACGGGGTACCGGCCAAACTTGAGGTTCTTGTTCGGGACGGGTGCGCTCGGTACGCGTGGAGAGCCTGTACAGCGGCTGGGAGTGAGTTTGACTGTCCCCGGGTTGTACTACGTGGGGCTGAGCGGGCAGCGGGCAGTGGCGTCTGCGACGTTGCGGGGGGCTGGACCCGACGCTGAAGTGGTGACGCAGCATCTGGCGCGGGCATTCTCTCAACGAGGATGA
- a CDS encoding ArsR/SmtB family transcription factor, with translation MDFDGTAVIFKALGDVHRLKALHFIATADRACCSTGQGVCTCDVQEILGLSQPTTSHHMKILVDARLVNAEKRGKWTYYTLSAQGMLIARTALNALLAAVSERHEEAV, from the coding sequence GTGGATTTCGATGGGACGGCAGTAATATTCAAGGCGCTCGGAGACGTACACCGCCTCAAGGCGCTGCACTTCATTGCCACGGCTGACCGCGCTTGCTGCTCCACCGGTCAGGGCGTCTGCACCTGCGACGTCCAGGAGATCCTCGGCCTCTCACAACCCACCACCAGTCACCACATGAAAATCCTCGTAGATGCTCGGCTCGTGAATGCCGAGAAGCGCGGCAAGTGGACGTACTACACCCTCAGTGCCCAAGGCATGCTCATCGCCCGCACCGCCCTCAATGCACTGCTTGCTGCTGTATCAGAACGACACGAGGAGGCTGTCTGA
- a CDS encoding Gfo/Idh/MocA family protein translates to MTHKIGIIGTGNISAAYLRVARELGLFEVRAVTDLDLDLARARAVEYGTQAAPRDELLADPEITAVVNLTPPAAHAEVSMEVLRAGKHVYSEKPLAIEREDGLAILREATGRGLRVGCAPDTFLGAGFQTARELLDAGAIGRPVAATAFMMGSGPESWHPNPAFFFQRGAGPLFDMGPYYLTALVHLLGPVQRVSGSGIRALEERVAGHESRRGERISVNTPTHVTAQLTFEGGQAATFISSFDAHASELPRMELYGTEGTLSLPDPNTFGGPVRLRRRGAEEWETVELKRPFQTNARGIGLADMLSAIAHGTSHRASGDLAFHILDIMHTTLEASAVERTLTLSSSVQRPEALETQPAWFTHPGSVPPDQIC, encoded by the coding sequence ATGACCCACAAGATTGGCATCATTGGCACCGGAAACATCAGTGCCGCCTACCTCCGAGTCGCCCGTGAACTCGGATTGTTCGAAGTCAGGGCTGTCACCGATCTTGACCTCGACCTCGCCCGTGCCCGGGCTGTGGAGTACGGAACGCAAGCTGCACCGCGGGATGAGCTTCTCGCTGACCCGGAGATCACCGCTGTTGTGAATCTCACCCCACCCGCTGCACACGCGGAGGTCAGCATGGAAGTTCTGCGCGCCGGGAAGCACGTCTACAGCGAGAAACCTCTGGCCATTGAGCGGGAAGACGGTTTGGCCATCCTGCGCGAAGCTACCGGGCGTGGCCTGCGGGTCGGCTGCGCACCAGATACTTTCCTCGGCGCCGGGTTTCAGACTGCGCGCGAATTGCTCGATGCTGGCGCCATTGGACGTCCCGTTGCTGCCACTGCCTTCATGATGGGCAGTGGGCCGGAGAGCTGGCATCCCAACCCGGCGTTCTTCTTTCAGCGGGGCGCAGGCCCGCTGTTCGATATGGGACCGTATTACCTGACGGCCCTGGTCCACCTCCTGGGACCGGTGCAGCGCGTGAGTGGCAGTGGCATACGTGCCCTGGAAGAGCGGGTGGCGGGCCACGAATCTCGCCGCGGGGAGCGGATTTCGGTCAACACGCCGACCCACGTCACCGCCCAGCTGACCTTTGAGGGAGGTCAGGCCGCGACGTTCATCTCCAGCTTCGACGCGCACGCGAGCGAACTGCCGCGCATGGAGCTGTACGGCACGGAGGGGACGCTCAGCCTCCCCGATCCCAACACCTTCGGCGGTCCGGTCAGACTTCGCCGCCGGGGAGCGGAAGAATGGGAGACGGTGGAACTCAAGCGCCCCTTCCAGACCAACGCGCGTGGCATTGGTCTGGCCGACATGCTCAGCGCCATCGCACACGGCACATCCCACCGGGCAAGCGGCGACCTTGCCTTCCACATCCTCGACATCATGCACACCACGCTGGAAGCGTCAGCGGTGGAGCGCACACTGACGCTAAGCAGCTCGGTGCAGCGGCCCGAAGCGCTGGAGACCCAGCCGGCTTGGTTCACGCACCCGGGCAGCGTGCCGCCCGACCAGATCTGTTGA
- a CDS encoding GNAT family N-acetyltransferase: protein MLSRVFPENVASRRLLASLGFREVGTYEKHGQLEGVWKDVVIVEKLL, encoded by the coding sequence GTGCTCTCACGCGTCTTTCCCGAGAACGTCGCCAGCCGCCGCCTGCTCGCCTCACTTGGCTTTCGGGAAGTCGGCACCTATGAGAAGCACGGCCAACTCGAAGGGGTCTGGAAAGACGTGGTGATCGTCGAGAAACTGCTGTGA
- a CDS encoding YciI family protein, which translates to MSQHFVIHYVPGPAWLPNHPVFEQPLQPHLAYITQLHHQGVVLAGGPYTDNSGGLVILQPTTREAAQMVILNDPAIIPGIMTASANPWYSVFNGLPQAVNAKRRLGLEAGVAE; encoded by the coding sequence ATGAGCCAGCATTTTGTGATTCACTACGTTCCTGGCCCAGCCTGGTTGCCCAACCACCCCGTCTTTGAACAGCCACTACAGCCTCATCTCGCCTATATAACGCAACTTCATCATCAAGGCGTTGTCCTCGCGGGCGGACCGTATACCGACAATTCCGGTGGACTGGTAATTTTACAACCAACTACACGGGAGGCAGCACAAATGGTCATTCTAAATGATCCAGCCATTATTCCAGGAATCATGACGGCTTCGGCAAATCCATGGTACAGCGTGTTTAATGGACTGCCACAAGCAGTCAATGCCAAACGCCGTTTAGGGCTTGAGGCTGGGGTAGCCGAGTAG
- a CDS encoding sugar phosphate isomerase/epimerase family protein → MTDAQDTPRGTLSVQMYTFRNAHPADPSATIAQVAGIGFKYIEPFGIGNRQQVPNARMATAAATRRALDDHGLRVSSVHSAAPYGPETEAILDELELIGANLAFASWSGEVHGFDRDALSTLGSTQRFADAMNEAAQNASRRGIRIGYHNHFWEWNTLENGHSAYETLLNLLDPAVFLEMDTYWVRTAGQNPVELLERFGDRVLALHIKDGPATQEGDQVPLGGGVVDYRAALLAAPSAQWHVLEMDRSAGDVFADVEQSAKRLIEEGLSSWE, encoded by the coding sequence ATGACCGACGCCCAGGACACCCCTCGGGGCACCCTTTCGGTGCAGATGTACACCTTTCGCAACGCTCACCCAGCAGACCCTTCGGCCACAATCGCGCAGGTGGCCGGGATCGGCTTCAAGTACATCGAGCCCTTCGGTATAGGTAACCGCCAGCAGGTCCCCAATGCGCGAATGGCAACGGCAGCTGCGACACGCCGCGCGCTTGACGACCATGGCCTGAGGGTCTCGTCCGTTCACTCCGCTGCACCATATGGACCCGAGACAGAAGCGATCCTCGACGAGTTGGAATTGATAGGAGCCAACCTGGCTTTTGCCTCATGGTCTGGTGAAGTGCACGGCTTCGATCGGGATGCCCTCTCGACGCTCGGCAGTACGCAGCGTTTCGCGGACGCCATGAACGAAGCTGCTCAGAATGCGAGCAGACGGGGAATTCGCATCGGCTACCACAACCACTTCTGGGAGTGGAACACACTGGAAAACGGACACTCCGCCTATGAGACCCTCCTCAACCTGCTCGACCCGGCGGTGTTTCTCGAGATGGACACCTACTGGGTACGTACAGCAGGGCAAAACCCCGTTGAATTGCTTGAGCGATTTGGGGACCGCGTTCTGGCACTCCACATCAAGGATGGCCCTGCAACGCAGGAGGGAGATCAGGTGCCGCTGGGCGGTGGCGTGGTGGATTACCGCGCGGCGCTCCTCGCTGCGCCGTCTGCACAGTGGCACGTGCTGGAGATGGACCGCAGTGCAGGAGACGTCTTTGCCGACGTTGAGCAGAGTGCCAAGCGTCTGATCGAGGAAGGCCTGTCCTCCTGGGAGTGA
- a CDS encoding LuxR C-terminal-related transcriptional regulator, translating into MTSPIIDTKIYLPQPRRSLVTRAHLEDQLNAGLYANLCLVLAPAGSGKTTLVSAWAAASPRPVAWLSLDNEDNDPERFAAYFTAALRVVTPGLAEQLEEALQPAGPLPLPDTLTALLNAVGRRREPVILVLDDYHVIRHASVHAMLNFILEHQPPQLHLIVITREAPPFPLARLRVRNGLSELGASELRFTLGEAATFLNGVMGLGLSPEDVTALDARTEGWVAGLQLAALSLKHRVDRSAFIHGFAGNDTYVLEYLVEEILARQPEPVRRFLLHTAVLERLNGPLCDAVSGQGGGQERLESLERQNFFLVPLGGAGRWYRYHRLFAEALEARLRAEEAERVPLLHRRASTWFEQQDLLADAVRHALAGEDFERAADLLERIIPELRRDLREGAVLGWLQALPEELMRSRPALNVHYAKALLATGDLHSVEARLSAAERWLEVRRVEDRPHLPVEIAIYRAASAMTLGEVDEAERHAQWALRLSNEDDHLARGAVAGFLGLTSLHRGHLEAARLHWAEGETLLLRAGHVPDAVGAARAQADILIVQGHLQEARRTYERGLQFACPPGQAAARGAADMHVGLSGLHQEWNDLAGAQHHLQRSEALGVHMGLPQHSWREPMALAGMHVQQGNLDEALRLLEEAGRRYVPDFFPDVRLVSASRARVLLLQGRVKAAEAIIREWSVSPHDAVPFVRELAHLTWARARLASSRGDRERRGALGLLTRLEEAAAAGGRTGTLIEILTLQALAHDPDDESGTATALVPLARALELAEPEGHIRVFLSGGSRLVPLLHRAVKRGILPAYTRGLLAAFRPFEGEGGRVQPTGEGLSARELSVLKWLTTDLGGPDIARALGVSLNTLRTHTQHIYGKLGVRNRRSAVRRAQELGIL; encoded by the coding sequence GTGACTTCCCCTATCATCGACACCAAAATCTACCTACCGCAGCCGCGGCGGTCACTCGTCACGCGCGCTCACCTTGAAGACCAGCTGAACGCAGGCCTCTATGCCAACTTGTGTCTTGTGTTGGCGCCTGCGGGGTCAGGAAAAACCACCCTCGTCAGCGCTTGGGCTGCTGCGTCGCCGCGCCCCGTCGCCTGGCTGTCGCTCGACAACGAAGACAATGATCCGGAGCGGTTTGCGGCGTACTTTACCGCTGCCCTACGCGTGGTGACCCCAGGGCTGGCTGAACAGCTGGAGGAGGCGCTGCAGCCCGCTGGACCGCTCCCCTTACCCGACACCCTGACCGCACTGCTCAACGCCGTGGGTCGGCGCCGGGAGCCCGTCATTCTTGTTCTGGACGATTATCACGTCATTCGCCACGCATCGGTGCACGCCATGCTCAACTTCATCCTCGAGCATCAACCTCCGCAACTGCACCTGATCGTCATCACGCGGGAGGCTCCACCTTTTCCCCTCGCTCGTCTGCGCGTGCGCAATGGACTGAGTGAACTGGGTGCCTCCGAACTGCGCTTTACTTTGGGCGAGGCGGCAACCTTCCTCAATGGGGTCATGGGACTTGGCCTGTCCCCCGAGGACGTGACTGCCCTCGACGCACGCACTGAAGGCTGGGTGGCCGGGCTCCAGTTGGCGGCCCTCTCCCTGAAGCACCGCGTGGACCGAAGCGCATTTATTCACGGTTTCGCTGGAAACGACACGTACGTGCTGGAGTACCTCGTTGAAGAGATCCTCGCGCGTCAACCCGAACCCGTCCGGCGGTTCCTGCTGCACACTGCGGTGCTGGAGCGGCTGAACGGGCCGCTGTGCGACGCCGTGAGCGGACAGGGAGGAGGCCAGGAGCGGCTGGAGTCGCTCGAACGGCAGAACTTCTTCCTCGTTCCTCTGGGCGGTGCAGGCCGCTGGTACCGTTACCACCGCCTGTTTGCCGAAGCACTTGAAGCGCGGCTGCGGGCCGAAGAGGCGGAACGGGTGCCGCTCTTACACCGCCGCGCGAGCACCTGGTTCGAACAGCAGGATTTGCTCGCCGATGCAGTTCGGCATGCCCTCGCGGGAGAAGACTTTGAGCGGGCGGCCGACCTGCTCGAACGGATCATTCCTGAGTTGCGCCGAGACCTCCGGGAGGGCGCCGTCCTGGGCTGGCTCCAAGCCCTTCCCGAGGAGCTCATGCGCTCCCGCCCGGCCCTGAACGTGCATTACGCCAAAGCGTTGCTGGCAACCGGGGACCTGCACAGCGTCGAGGCGAGGTTAAGCGCAGCAGAACGTTGGTTGGAAGTGCGCCGCGTGGAAGACCGTCCACACCTGCCTGTGGAGATTGCAATCTACCGCGCTGCCAGCGCCATGACGCTCGGCGAGGTGGACGAGGCGGAGCGGCATGCGCAGTGGGCACTCCGGCTTTCCAATGAGGATGACCACCTCGCCCGCGGTGCAGTGGCAGGTTTCCTCGGTTTGACGTCCCTGCACCGCGGGCACCTCGAGGCAGCGCGCCTTCATTGGGCGGAAGGGGAGACCCTCTTGCTGCGTGCGGGTCATGTGCCGGACGCCGTGGGAGCGGCGCGCGCCCAGGCCGATATTCTCATCGTTCAGGGCCACCTGCAGGAGGCAAGACGCACGTATGAACGAGGCCTCCAGTTCGCCTGCCCGCCTGGGCAGGCGGCCGCGCGAGGCGCGGCGGACATGCATGTGGGCCTGAGTGGGCTCCACCAGGAGTGGAACGACCTGGCGGGCGCCCAGCATCACCTCCAGCGGAGTGAGGCGCTTGGCGTCCACATGGGACTGCCGCAGCACAGTTGGCGCGAGCCCATGGCCCTGGCAGGGATGCACGTGCAGCAGGGAAATCTGGACGAGGCCCTTCGCCTCCTTGAGGAGGCTGGGCGCCGGTACGTGCCCGACTTCTTTCCAGATGTACGCCTCGTGTCCGCATCAAGGGCACGCGTGTTGCTCCTGCAAGGCCGCGTGAAGGCCGCTGAGGCCATCATCCGGGAATGGAGCGTCTCCCCCCACGACGCCGTGCCGTTCGTTCGGGAGCTTGCGCACCTCACATGGGCGCGCGCGCGCCTCGCCAGTTCGCGGGGCGACCGGGAACGGCGCGGTGCGCTGGGACTTCTGACGCGCCTGGAAGAGGCGGCTGCCGCCGGTGGACGGACCGGCACCCTCATTGAAATCCTCACCCTGCAGGCACTGGCCCACGACCCAGACGACGAGTCCGGGACGGCGACAGCGCTCGTTCCACTGGCACGCGCCCTCGAGCTGGCCGAGCCTGAAGGCCACATCCGGGTCTTCCTGAGCGGAGGCTCCCGGCTGGTTCCGTTGCTCCACCGCGCGGTGAAGCGTGGAATCCTCCCGGCCTACACCCGTGGCCTGCTTGCCGCGTTCCGCCCCTTTGAGGGTGAAGGCGGCAGGGTCCAACCTACAGGTGAAGGCTTGAGTGCGCGCGAATTGAGCGTTCTCAAGTGGCTGACCACGGATTTGGGCGGACCCGACATCGCCCGCGCACTTGGAGTCTCACTCAACACGCTCAGAACGCATACCCAACACATCTACGGCAAGCTCGGCGTACGCAACCGCCGAAGTGCCGTTCGTCGTGCGCAAGAACTCGGCATCCTCTGA
- a CDS encoding sensor histidine kinase, whose product MNDQKNEQAQRKLREQAELKLEDAVPEVLPLVETPEALRHELSVRQIELELQNEELQRTVQKLQEAHEKYVGLYDFAPVGYFTLDGNGAIVQANLRASRMLGAEGSRLLGRRLAQFTAPDSRTTLAHLLARLHASQEELVAELRLQRGDGSTFPVRLEGQAYAPAGSLVAVTDITTEKAAQEDLLRLNETLEARVAERTAKIRELSTELRIVAVAVAEDLMAPLRRVASFGELLKRDVVKDSEASLKHLELISRSVGQMEELTTALLEYTRASHGRLRLTPLDLNRVFSEVLKDLRPQMEGRKVSLTSGLLPTVQGDSNAMQQVFLEMLRNALKFTATREEAQIHVRAEETEAEFILRFEDNGVGFNNRHKDKLFQVFKRLHPESAFPGTGMGLAVVRRICTRFGGRVWGEGRVNEGATLFLAWPKQPHVLD is encoded by the coding sequence ATGAACGATCAAAAGAACGAGCAGGCCCAACGGAAGCTGCGTGAGCAGGCTGAGCTCAAACTCGAAGACGCAGTTCCTGAGGTCTTGCCGTTGGTTGAGACGCCGGAAGCCCTCCGTCATGAGCTCTCGGTGCGTCAGATCGAGCTGGAGCTGCAAAACGAGGAGTTGCAGCGTACGGTCCAGAAGCTCCAGGAAGCCCACGAAAAATACGTCGGGCTGTACGACTTTGCACCGGTCGGGTACTTCACCCTGGACGGGAACGGTGCGATTGTGCAGGCGAACCTGCGGGCCAGCCGCATGTTGGGGGCAGAGGGATCCCGGCTGCTGGGACGCCGCCTCGCCCAGTTCACCGCTCCAGACTCGCGCACCACCCTGGCCCACTTGCTGGCTCGCCTGCACGCCAGTCAGGAGGAGCTCGTCGCAGAACTGCGCCTGCAGCGTGGCGACGGCTCCACCTTTCCGGTGCGGCTGGAAGGCCAGGCGTACGCGCCGGCGGGCAGCCTGGTTGCGGTGACGGACATCACCACCGAAAAGGCGGCGCAGGAGGACCTGCTGCGGCTGAACGAGACGCTGGAGGCGCGGGTCGCGGAACGCACGGCCAAAATCCGGGAGCTGAGCACCGAACTGCGGATCGTGGCGGTGGCGGTCGCGGAAGACCTGATGGCCCCGCTCCGGCGCGTCGCCTCCTTCGGGGAACTGCTGAAGCGCGACGTGGTTAAAGACAGCGAGGCGTCACTCAAGCACCTTGAACTCATCTCCCGCTCGGTCGGGCAGATGGAGGAACTCACCACAGCGCTCCTGGAGTACACCCGGGCCAGCCACGGGCGTCTGCGGCTCACGCCACTTGATCTCAACCGCGTCTTTTCTGAAGTCCTGAAGGACTTGCGGCCGCAGATGGAAGGCCGGAAGGTATCCCTCACCTCCGGTTTGTTGCCGACAGTGCAGGGCGACAGCAACGCGATGCAGCAGGTGTTCCTCGAGATGCTGCGCAACGCCCTGAAGTTCACGGCCACCCGCGAAGAGGCCCAGATTCACGTTCGCGCCGAGGAGACAGAGGCGGAATTCATTCTGCGCTTTGAGGACAATGGCGTGGGCTTCAACAACCGCCACAAGGACAAGCTGTTTCAGGTGTTTAAGCGCCTGCACCCAGAATCCGCCTTCCCAGGGACGGGGATGGGGCTGGCCGTCGTGCGCCGAATCTGCACCCGCTTCGGTGGGCGCGTCTGGGGTGAGGGCCGCGTAAATGAGGGAGCCACGCTTTTCCTCGCCTGGCCGAAACAGCCGCACGTACTGGACTGA
- a CDS encoding MarR family winged helix-turn-helix transcriptional regulator, with the protein MTQNARDLLRRISRLHTALQQHTASCCGIHSLTRCQVLTTLSREGRLTLADLSRHLGIDKGWLSRTVDELVQVDLVHKQPSQIDRRTVELTLTTQGEQQVHALDEELLRQSMRLLQHIPPEEHGGVLRALELVVDALEAESTVGEGVICATT; encoded by the coding sequence ATGACCCAGAATGCCAGAGACTTGCTACGCCGCATCTCGCGCCTCCACACTGCCCTTCAGCAGCACACTGCCAGTTGCTGCGGAATCCACAGCCTCACCCGTTGCCAGGTACTAACCACCCTGAGCCGAGAAGGCCGTCTCACGCTCGCTGACCTCTCCCGCCACCTCGGCATCGACAAGGGCTGGCTCAGCCGCACCGTCGATGAGCTTGTTCAGGTCGACCTCGTCCACAAGCAGCCCAGCCAGATCGACCGACGAACGGTCGAACTGACCCTCACCACCCAGGGGGAACAGCAGGTCCACGCCCTGGATGAGGAACTCCTCCGCCAGTCCATGCGCCTGCTCCAGCATATTCCTCCTGAGGAACACGGGGGTGTACTGCGCGCCCTCGAACTCGTTGTTGATGCTTTGGAAGCCGAATCCACGGTTGGAGAGGGGGTGATATGCGCGACAACCTAA
- a CDS encoding SDR family NAD(P)-dependent oxidoreductase — protein sequence MADLTGKVILVTGASRGIGAATARTLAHAGAQVIIHYGRNATEAQVLVEDLGHDHALPLGADLSQPGAAAELFQRAAAWQGRVDVLVNNAGIAPTATVDDPVGEWSAAWASTLQVNLVATADLCREAILHFRERGGGIIVNVASRAAFRGDNPDAMHYAASKGGVIALTRSIARGYARENVLAYAVAPGWVSTDMAQAYIEAHADTIAREIPLGEVVPPEEVANTIAFVASGLVRHMTGATLDLNGASYVR from the coding sequence ATGGCGGACCTGACTGGAAAAGTAATTCTCGTAACGGGAGCCTCACGCGGTATCGGTGCTGCGACAGCCCGGACACTGGCCCATGCTGGAGCGCAAGTCATCATCCATTACGGACGGAATGCTACGGAAGCTCAGGTGCTCGTAGAGGACTTGGGTCACGACCATGCCCTGCCACTCGGCGCTGACCTCTCTCAGCCTGGAGCGGCGGCTGAACTCTTCCAAAGAGCCGCTGCGTGGCAGGGGCGCGTGGACGTGCTGGTTAACAATGCCGGGATTGCTCCCACGGCCACCGTTGACGATCCGGTGGGTGAATGGTCGGCTGCCTGGGCCAGCACGCTGCAGGTGAACCTGGTCGCCACAGCAGATCTTTGCCGTGAAGCCATCTTGCACTTCAGGGAGCGTGGGGGCGGAATCATCGTGAACGTCGCCAGCCGAGCCGCTTTTCGGGGAGATAATCCCGACGCGATGCACTACGCGGCCTCAAAGGGAGGCGTTATTGCACTGACGCGCTCAATTGCCAGGGGGTATGCCCGTGAGAATGTGCTGGCCTACGCTGTTGCGCCCGGCTGGGTAAGCACCGATATGGCGCAGGCGTATATCGAGGCGCATGCGGACACCATTGCGCGTGAAATTCCCCTGGGTGAGGTTGTCCCTCCGGAAGAAGTCGCCAACACGATTGCCTTCGTCGCTTCAGGCCTGGTTCGGCACATGACGGGCGCAACCTTGGACCTCAATGGCGCCTCCTACGTACGTTGA
- a CDS encoding transposase: protein MCRYRHHHSLGRRAVIRQLHRWAKRHFSDLKRFKHQKLTDALLVALLLARFVFKQPYRSIWWNMLREDRVGLPSYPQAYMRSVRLLERLEALVSPAKRCAEVIIDSMPLPVCRPKRGKRCKFPGAKWGFGTQGDVYGYKLHAWVTPAGEIVQYLLKPANLHDTTVSYELNRRWPEFGGPKIIGDKGYCCLGDLFPPKKNTRYDNGWRQDRHPKLRKRIETVFSQLVEAQIRSVQTKTLPSLRLRVVLAVLAHNLAQP from the coding sequence ATGTGCAGATACCGTCACCATCATAGTTTAGGTCGTCGTGCGGTGATTCGTCAGCTCCACCGTTGGGCGAAGCGGCACTTCAGCGATCTGAAGCGATTTAAGCATCAGAAGCTGACGGATGCCCTGCTCGTGGCCCTCTTGCTCGCTCGCTTCGTGTTCAAGCAGCCGTATCGCTCGATCTGGTGGAACATGTTGAGGGAAGACCGCGTCGGTCTTCCCTCCTACCCCCAGGCGTACATGCGAAGCGTGCGTCTGCTGGAACGCCTCGAAGCCTTGGTCAGCCCCGCCAAACGCTGTGCAGAAGTGATCATTGACTCCATGCCGCTCCCGGTGTGTCGCCCGAAACGAGGCAAGCGGTGCAAGTTCCCGGGAGCGAAATGGGGGTTTGGGACCCAGGGCGACGTGTACGGGTACAAGCTGCATGCCTGGGTGACACCCGCAGGGGAGATCGTCCAGTACCTCCTCAAACCCGCCAATCTTCACGACACCACCGTCAGCTATGAGTTGAACCGGAGGTGGCCTGAGTTCGGCGGGCCAAAGATCATTGGGGACAAGGGCTATTGCTGCCTGGGCGACCTGTTCCCACCCAAGAAAAACACCCGCTATGACAACGGGTGGCGGCAAGACCGCCACCCAAAGCTCCGCAAACGCATTGAAACCGTCTTTTCACAATTGGTCGAAGCTCAAATTCGCTCCGTTCAGACCAAAACACTTCCCTCTCTCCGGCTCCGCGTCGTCCTGGCCGTCCTCGCCCATAACCTCGCTCAGCCCTAA
- a CDS encoding chemotaxis protein CheB translates to MSSVPVVVIGGSAGALVPLREITANLPQDFPAAVLVVIHVSPDYPSHLPDILSRSGPLPARHAEQGEALLPGQIYVAPPDHHLLVAADRVRLSRGPKENRSRPSIDVLFRSAAYTHRPNVVGVLLSGMLDDGASGLWTIKQLGGRAIAQHPEDAEFDSMPLSGLRIVTVDAMPYARDIAPTLQRLLGPSVPPQEIQGMNDEEWQRLELEVGIASGDNAFHSGLLTHGSPSTFTCPECHGVLIRLREGNTLRFRCHTGHAYTAVGLLSELRSSVEASLWNAARTLDEDVMLLEHLAKHHEEAGQPELADAYRAEAQDARARGGRVRQDALRTAQTGRDRLLNLQGEAPAEAEGP, encoded by the coding sequence ATGTCATCCGTACCCGTCGTTGTGATCGGGGGATCTGCCGGAGCGCTCGTTCCCCTCCGTGAGATCACCGCGAATCTGCCTCAGGACTTCCCCGCTGCTGTTCTCGTCGTTATTCACGTCTCCCCGGACTACCCCAGCCATCTTCCCGACATCCTCAGCCGCAGTGGTCCCCTCCCTGCCCGGCACGCCGAGCAGGGCGAGGCCCTGTTGCCCGGTCAGATCTACGTCGCGCCTCCCGACCATCACCTGCTGGTCGCGGCCGACCGCGTGCGCCTGTCACGCGGGCCGAAGGAAAACCGTTCGCGGCCCAGCATTGACGTGCTTTTCCGCTCCGCTGCCTACACGCACCGCCCAAACGTTGTTGGCGTCCTGCTGAGTGGCATGCTCGACGACGGTGCGTCCGGCCTCTGGACCATCAAGCAGCTGGGGGGACGAGCGATTGCGCAGCATCCCGAGGACGCTGAGTTTGACTCCATGCCGCTCAGCGGCCTGAGGATCGTCACTGTGGACGCCATGCCCTACGCGCGCGACATCGCCCCGACCCTACAGCGGCTGCTGGGTCCGTCCGTCCCCCCTCAGGAGATCCAAGGCATGAATGACGAGGAATGGCAGCGGCTGGAACTGGAAGTCGGCATTGCCAGCGGGGACAACGCCTTTCACTCCGGCCTGCTGACCCACGGGTCACCGTCCACCTTTACCTGCCCCGAGTGTCACGGGGTGCTGATACGCCTCAGAGAAGGCAACACGCTGCGCTTCCGCTGTCATACCGGGCACGCCTACACGGCCGTGGGCCTCCTGAGTGAACTGCGGTCCTCGGTTGAGGCGAGCCTCTGGAACGCTGCCCGGACGCTCGACGAAGACGTGATGCTGCTCGAGCACCTGGCCAAGCACCACGAGGAGGCGGGCCAGCCCGAGCTGGCCGATGCGTACCGGGCGGAAGCGCAGGACGCCCGGGCGCGGGGAGGGCGCGTTCGGCAAGACGCCCTGCGCACGGCACAGACTGGGCGAGACCGCCTGCTCAACCTGCAGGGTGAGGCACCGGCGGAGGCCGAAGGGCCCTAA